In Candidatus Berkelbacteria bacterium, the following are encoded in one genomic region:
- a CDS encoding DNA primase yields MFRLKCSPGAPLNEIEEVKSRIDIVDLIGQYVALRKAGANYKCICPFHQEKTPSMMVSPQKQIWKCFGCGRGGDHYKFIMEAEHLEFGDALRLLASKAGVALQPRTQAEHQTRDNKETLYTINNLSSRVFHKILTEQPAAKKALEYLKKRRLSDETIRKFQIGFAPRRFDLRGFLIKRGYKTTDIAKAGNPDKFFERITFPIYDVLGHTIAFTGRALGDTQPKYLNSPDTPLFSKSRTIYGLNFAKGAIKDRDYVVLVEGQMDVIALHQAGVEQTVASSGTAITETQIQTLSKYTPNFLLAFDNDEAGRTTTKKVIEMLLRLDLNGKVVEFGDYKDAGELFEGDGGKHWAEFVKNAKEGLEWFLSQEIKRAGDMKFIENKKKVVKAMLPILTLVTEPTRLDHYTQRLSVALGIKTEAVYEALKKAAAPKETSPVSPNPKVADIHLTNEDQLLAVALARIDLLMPYKEKFDNVSWQSEDASKIADEIKKLFAKPAGLGKSSKEDYTDKTLTKTPSQFLSRVKTSLDSRLSEKIDSWQFWHSNQWGEMSDELGRELIEEKLGQLSTLDYERRKVELALQIRRAQEKNDLEGVKNLMKQLSELAKERG; encoded by the coding sequence ATTTTCAGGTTAAAATGCAGCCCAGGAGCGCCACTGAACGAAATTGAGGAAGTTAAATCTCGAATTGACATCGTTGACCTAATTGGCCAATACGTTGCCTTGCGCAAAGCTGGGGCAAATTACAAGTGTATCTGCCCGTTCCATCAGGAGAAAACTCCTTCGATGATGGTTAGCCCGCAAAAACAGATATGGAAATGTTTTGGCTGCGGCCGTGGCGGCGACCACTATAAATTCATAATGGAGGCGGAACACCTTGAGTTTGGTGACGCTCTGCGCTTGCTTGCAAGTAAAGCTGGAGTTGCATTGCAGCCACGCACTCAAGCCGAGCACCAAACCCGGGATAACAAAGAAACGCTTTATACGATTAATAATTTGTCGTCGAGAGTCTTCCACAAAATTTTAACAGAGCAGCCAGCGGCCAAAAAAGCACTTGAGTACTTGAAGAAGCGTAGGTTGAGCGATGAAACGATCAGAAAATTTCAAATCGGCTTTGCGCCCCGCCGTTTTGATCTGCGGGGATTTTTAATAAAGCGGGGCTACAAGACGACGGATATCGCTAAAGCCGGAAATCCGGACAAGTTCTTCGAGCGCATTACCTTCCCGATTTACGACGTGCTTGGCCATACGATTGCGTTTACGGGTCGGGCGCTCGGCGATACTCAGCCGAAGTATCTGAACTCACCCGACACGCCGCTTTTCAGTAAGAGTCGGACAATTTATGGTCTAAATTTTGCTAAAGGTGCCATCAAAGACAGGGATTACGTTGTCCTAGTTGAGGGACAGATGGATGTTATCGCCTTGCATCAAGCGGGCGTCGAGCAGACGGTTGCCTCTTCTGGAACGGCTATTACCGAAACACAAATTCAGACCTTGAGTAAATACACGCCGAACTTCTTACTCGCGTTCGATAACGACGAAGCGGGTCGAACAACGACCAAGAAAGTTATCGAGATGCTCCTGCGCCTGGACTTGAATGGTAAAGTCGTTGAGTTTGGTGACTATAAAGATGCGGGCGAGCTGTTCGAGGGTGATGGCGGTAAGCACTGGGCGGAATTTGTTAAAAATGCCAAGGAAGGTTTGGAGTGGTTTCTCAGTCAAGAAATCAAACGGGCCGGGGATATGAAATTTATCGAGAATAAAAAGAAAGTCGTCAAAGCGATGCTGCCGATTCTCACTCTTGTCACGGAGCCGACGCGCCTCGATCATTACACTCAACGCTTATCGGTGGCACTGGGAATTAAGACGGAGGCCGTCTATGAGGCGCTGAAGAAAGCAGCGGCCCCTAAAGAGACAAGTCCGGTTTCGCCTAACCCGAAAGTCGCAGACATTCATCTGACAAACGAAGATCAGCTACTGGCAGTAGCGCTAGCTAGAATAGATTTACTGATGCCGTACAAGGAGAAATTCGACAACGTTTCATGGCAGAGTGAGGATGCTTCAAAGATCGCGGATGAGATAAAAAAGCTGTTTGCCAAACCCGCGGGGCTTGGAAAGTCATCCAAGGAAGACTATACTGATAAAACTTTGACGAAAACCCCGTCTCAGTTTCTCTCTCGGGTGAAAACAAGCCTTGACTCACGATTAAGTGAGAAGATCGATTCGTGGCAATTTTGGCACTCTAACCAGTGGGGCGAGATGAGTGACGAGCTTGGGCGCGAATTGATCGAAGAAAAACTTGGTCAGTTATCGACGCTGGATTATGAACGACGAAAAGTTGAGCTTGCCCTACAAATTCGTCGTGCCCAGGAGAAGAACGATCTTGAAGGGGTCAAAAATTTAATGAAACAACTAAGTGAATTGGCAAAGGAGCGCGGGTGA
- the rpoD gene encoding RNA polymerase sigma factor RpoD — protein MAKAVPKKIKQDAGVSFPEELMYLIRKGRQHGFVTYKEIVQAYPEPEKDLEMIDAFIRYLATIGVEIREAKPLLEIPAEGDAKKKHDKDDDLTGLGEDSVRMYLREIGQYPLLTPDEEVRLAKRIERGDKAAKRRLTEANLRLVVSIAKKYIGRGLSLLDLVQEGNLGLQRAVEKFDYKKGFKFSTYATWWIRQAITRAIADQARVIRIPVHMVETINRYMRVQRELQQELGREPTYDELAKKLGIEVEKLEHIMKISQDIVSLEAPVGEENDSTLGEFIEDKQQMSPEEQAIYQLMKGHVQESLSILTPREQKILRMRFGLDDGGKTHTLEEVGKEFGVTRERIRQIEAKALQKLKKNEESSRLRDYLT, from the coding sequence ATGGCAAAAGCTGTGCCGAAAAAAATAAAACAAGACGCCGGGGTAAGTTTCCCGGAGGAATTAATGTACTTAATCCGAAAGGGCCGACAGCACGGCTTTGTGACTTATAAAGAAATTGTCCAAGCTTATCCAGAGCCGGAAAAAGACTTGGAGATGATCGACGCTTTCATCCGTTACTTAGCGACAATTGGTGTGGAGATACGCGAGGCAAAACCGCTGCTCGAGATTCCAGCCGAAGGGGACGCGAAGAAAAAGCACGACAAAGATGACGATCTGACTGGTCTCGGCGAAGATTCGGTGCGTATGTACCTACGCGAGATTGGCCAATACCCGCTACTTACACCGGACGAAGAAGTGCGGCTGGCAAAACGTATCGAACGCGGCGACAAAGCTGCCAAGCGCCGTCTGACCGAAGCAAACTTGCGTCTGGTAGTTTCGATTGCCAAGAAATACATCGGCCGCGGTTTATCGCTCTTGGATCTAGTGCAAGAAGGTAACTTAGGTCTCCAGAGGGCAGTGGAAAAATTTGATTACAAGAAAGGTTTTAAATTCTCGACGTACGCAACATGGTGGATTCGCCAGGCGATTACCCGCGCCATCGCCGACCAAGCCCGTGTCATTCGTATCCCGGTTCACATGGTGGAAACAATCAACCGCTACATGAGGGTCCAGCGCGAGCTGCAGCAAGAACTTGGTCGCGAGCCGACCTACGATGAGCTGGCTAAAAAGCTCGGCATTGAGGTCGAGAAATTGGAACATATTATGAAGATCTCGCAAGATATTGTTTCGCTTGAAGCGCCAGTTGGCGAAGAGAACGACTCAACGCTTGGTGAGTTCATCGAAGACAAGCAGCAGATGTCGCCCGAGGAGCAGGCTATTTATCAATTAATGAAAGGCCACGTTCAGGAATCCTTATCAATCCTAACGCCCCGCGAGCAAAAGATCTTGCGAATGCGTTTTGGGCTGGATGACGGCGGCAAAACCCATACTCTGGAAGAAGTCGGCAAGGAATTCGGTGTCACCCGCGAACGTATCCGTCAGATTGAAGCAAAAGCTTTGCAAAAATTAAAGAAAAACGAAGAGTCCTCGCGTCTGCGTGACTATTTGACCTAA